The Malus domestica chromosome 10, GDT2T_hap1 genome contains a region encoding:
- the LOC103446015 gene encoding uncharacterized protein, whose amino-acid sequence MDLAPEELQFLTIPDIFRESTSIPKQSPKTFYLITLTLIFPLSFAILAHSLFTHPLLNQLQASSTDPAQLHHKWSLLLLFQFCYLIFLFAFSLLSTAAVVFTAASLYTSKPVSFSNTLSAIPKVFKRLFITFLWVSLLMVCYNFVFVGFLILLILAIDTHNPFLLLFSAIVIFLLFLVVHVYITALWHLASVVSVLEPVYGFAAMKKSYELLKGKVGMAFVLVFGYLTLCAVIGAVFGSVVVHGGEDYGVFVRIVVGGFLVGVLVIVNLVGLLLQSVFYYVCKSYHHQEIDKSALHDHLGGYLGEYVPLKSSIQMENLDV is encoded by the coding sequence ATGGATCTGGCGCCGGAGGAGCTCCAATTTCTGACCATCCCAGACATCTTCAGAGAATCCACCTCCATCCCCAAACAGTCCCCCAAAACCTTCTACCTcataaccctaaccctaattttcCCTCTCTCCTTCGCCATCCTCGCCCATTCCCTCTTCACCCACCCCCTCCTCAACCAGCTCCAAGCCTCCTCCACCGACCCCGCCCAGCTCCACCACAAATggtccctcctcctcctcttccaatTCTGCTACCTCATCTTCCTCTTCGCCTTCTCCCTCCTCTCCACCGCCGCCGTCGTCTTCACCGCCGCCTCCCTCTACACCTCCAAACCCGTCTCCTTCTCCAACACCCTCTCCGCCATCCCCAAAGTCTTCAAGCGCCTCTTCATCACTTTCCTCTGGGTCTCCCTCCTCATGGTCTGCTACAATTTCGTCTTCGTCggcttcctcatcctcctcatcCTCGCCATCGATACCCATAACCCCTTTCTCCTCCTCTTCTCCGCCATTGtcatcttcctcctcttcctcgtcGTCCATGTCTACATCACCGCCCTCTGGCACTTGGCCAGCGTCGTCTCCGTCCTCGAGCCCGTCTACGGGTTCGCCGCCATGAAGAAGAGCTATGAGCTCCTTAAAGGGAAGGTTGGGATGGCCTTCGTCCTCGTTTTCGGCTACTTGACCCTCTGCGCGGTCATCGGTGCCGTTTTCGGGTCGGTGGTGGTTCACGGCGGGGAGGATTATGGGGTTTTTGTAAGGATTGTGGTTGGTGGGTTTTTGGTGGGTGTGCTGGTGATTGTGAATTTGGTTGGATTGCTATTGCAGAGTGTGTTTTACTATGTCTGCAAGAGTTATCATCACCAGGAGATTGACAAGAGCGCCTTGCACGATCATCTCGGCGGCTATCTTGGAGAGTATGTGCCTCTCAAGAGCAGCATTCAGATGGAAAACTTGGATGTCTGA